The Gloeobacter violaceus PCC 7421 DNA window AACGATAACGAGACTGTCGCCGGTAGTGACGACTGGGTGAACTGGGAGGCGTTGTCCGTGTGGGCGGCCACCGAGAAGAGCGATGGGGAAAGTCAGGAAGATTGGGCAGCCGACAGCGCACCGCTCGACGTGCAGGAAGGCAGTGGTTTTGAGAAGGCGCGAGTGTTGCAGGCTCAACTGAGGGTCGAGGTGGAAGGAGTGGGTGGCGAGGAGTCGCCCGGCCCTGAAGCGGAGTCAGTCCCTGAGTGGCTCACTGATGTGGGCAAAGCGGGTCTGACGGGCCTGGGTTTGGTGCAGGAGCTGACCTACCCGATTTGGAAGCAGTTTGAGGAACCGCAGGGCAAACCCAAAAACTTCAACCTGTCGTTTCGGGACATCTCCGGTTTTCCGAAGCCGACCGGCCAGGTCTACATCAACCGGATAGATTCTTTGACCGGCCATCCGACCCAGTGGAAAGGTCTGCGGTTGGACTTTGGGCCCTTTCCGCCCAAAGATCCAATCACCAGGCAAAATAACATAGACCCGGCGACTGGAAAGAAAATGTACAAAGTCGGCTGGCATTGGAACCAGGGCGGTGCTTGGACAGCTTTCGGCATTGAAAATCATACGGAAATCAAAACTGGGACCTTCCCGGAAATCCTCGGTCGCACTTTGGAGAAGGCGAAACCGCTCGGCCGGGCGGCACTGGTGGGTGGGGTGTTTCTCGATGCTTGGGCGATGGGCAGTGCAATCCACACCGGTTTGCACAGCGGTGAGTGGGACCCTGCCGTCGTCGAAGGAGCCCGCATAACAGGCGGGTGGGCAGGCGGCTGGGCGGCGGCACAAGTGGGGGGAGGTCTCGGTGCCACCCTCGGCACCACTATACTGCCCGGTGTCGGTACGATCGTCGGGGGAGCGGTGGGCGGTCTGGCAGGGGGAGCGATGGGGTATTTGGGCGGTTCAGCACTGGGGCAGAGCGCAGCAGAACGAGCTACAGGCTCTCCACGGCCACAACCCTAGCCAAGGAGGCGTAGAGGGATGTTTATTGTCGACTATTTCAGGGACATCTTTCGAGACTTGTATAAAGCTTGGCAGCACGACCGAGACGTCGCCGCCCAGGACAAGCAAACGGTGCACAACGCCCAGGAGTTGCTGGAGCGCTACGCTCGGGGTGAGCGCTATTTCATTTTGGCCGATCTAGAAAAAGAAGACTTGCGCAACGTGGAGTTGCCGGGTGCTCATTTCATCCGTGCGTTCCTCAAAGGAGCGGACCTGCGCGGGGCAAACTTAAGCGGGGCGACGTTTACTTTCACGAGTTTGAGGGGCCTACTCATCGACGATACGACGCAGGTGGACATCAAATGGCGGACGGTGTGGGAACTGGTCAACCTGCCGCCGGTCACCGGTCGCCAACTGCTGGGAGCGGATCTTTCCTGGACCCGGCTGACGGGGGTGCATTTGCAACGGGCCAACCTGACGGGGGCTGATCTTACAGAGACTTGCTTGGACGAAGCAGAACTGCAGGAAGCGAATCTGCAGGGGGCAAATCTATGCGAGGCACGTTTTGTCAGTACCAATTTGCGGGGAGTGAACCTCAGGGGGGCGGATTGCCAAGAGGCCAACCTGTTTGATGCCAACCTGTGCGATACCGATTTGCGCGAAGCCAACCTCTCCAAGGCGAACCTGATTGAAGCTGTGCTGGTCAGTGCCGATTTGCGCGGGGCGGACCTGCGCGGGGCGAACCTCGACAGTGCGAACTGCCAGGGAGCGAATCTAGAAGGGGCGAATCTGGAAGGGGCGAATCTGGAGGGAGTGCTGCTGGGCAGGGCGACGATGCCCGACGGGAGTATTCATCCTTAAAATTACGGCTGCAAAGCGCTGAGCAGGAGCAGTTGCACCCGAGCTGACGTTACTTCAGATCAAAAAAGAGCCGAGGCGGTCGGCCATACTGGCAAGCTGCTGCTGCACCATGGGCGGGTCAAAAATATGGCCCCCCGGGAGCATCTGCAGAGTAAAGGCGCTTGCGGTCTGTTCGCGCCAGGCCGCAAGCTGTGGGTGGGTGACCACCGTGTCGTGCGTTCCGCCGTAGGCGAATACCGGACAACCTAGCGGCGGTTCCGGCCGGTAGAGATAGTGCTCAGTCAATCGCAAATCGGCCCGCAAAATGCCCAGGTAGTGCTCCCGCCACTTCGGGTGGGCCAGCAGGGCTTCGGGGGTACCGCCGACTTTGCGCACCCAGGCAAGTAGTGCCTCCTCCGACAGCAAATCGCTGGCGGGCATCGGGGAGGTCAGCTGCGGCGCTCGGCGGCTGGCCACCAGCAAACAGACCGGCAGCGGCAGATGTTGCCGCCGCAACTGCCGCGCCAGCTCGAAACTGACCAGGGCTCCCATGCTGTGCCCAAAGAAGGCAAAAGGACGATCAAGGTGCGGTACAAGAACTGAGACCAATGCGTCGATCAATTCGGGCAAGCGCAGAGGCATCGGCAAGCGGGTCAGATTTTCGCGGCCGGGCAACTGGCAGGGCCGCACTTCGATCGCCTCCGGCAGCCCTGTGCGCCATTCGCGGTAGACCGACGCGCCGCAGCCCGCGTGGGGAAAACAGAATAAACGCAGCCGTGCGCCCGGGTTGGGTGTACACCAGCGGAACCACTCCGCCGCCGCAAAATACGGTGCACTGCCGAGATGATTGTTCGGTAAATTCATCGGTCCCATTGCACGGGAAGTGTCTTCAGTCCCCGCAGGATGAAGCTGTGCTCCAACCACTCGGGGGTATCCTGTAACGTCAGGTTGGCAAAACGCTCCAGCAACACGCGCAAAGCCACCTGCGCTTCCATTTGAGCTAGAGCGGCACCCAGACAGTGGTGCATGCCTTGCCCGAAAGCAAGATGTCCATTGTCGGTGCGGGTGATATCGAAGCGGTCCGGTTGCTCGAAGCGGGCAGGATCGCGATTGGCCGCCCCCAGGCACAACAGAACCTGCTCCTGCGGCTGAATGGTCCGGCCGCCGACGGCGACAGCGGCGGTCGCCCGGCGCTTGGTCTGCTGCAGAGGGCTTTCGTAGCGCAGCATTTCGGTGACGGCGGCACCCATCCGCTCGGGGTGCATTCGTAGATAGGCCAGTTGCTCGGGATGCTGCAGCAGGGCGAGTAAGCCGCTTGCGATCAAACTGCGGGTGGTTTCGTGGCCTGCCACGAACATCATGATGCAGCAGTAGACGATTTCTTCGTCGCTCAGCCGATCCGCCTGCGCTTCACGGTGAGCGGCATCCAGGGCGCTGATCAGATCGTCGCCGGGCTGCTGACGCCGCACAGCCAGCATGTCCTCAAAAAAAGCGATCACCTCATCCAGCACCGCCTGAACCCGCTCAAAGTCTCCCCTGCCCATCAGCCCCGGCTCCAGCAGATAGCGCAACTGGTGGGTCCAGTCGCGGACGGTCTGCCAGCTGTCCGGCGGCAACGCCATCGACTCGGCCATAAACTGCAGCGGCAAGCGCTCCGCGTAATCGGCGACCGCATCCATGCGGCCTTTGGGACCGACGCGCTCCAGCAGCGCGGAGGCGATGCGGGTGAGATGGGCCTGCTCCTGCTCGGGCGTTCGGCGCTTGATCGCCCTGACGACCAGATGGCGCAGGCGGGTGTGGTCGGGTTCGTCGGTAAAGACGATCGATTTGGCGGCAAGCCGAGCCAGGGGATGACTCTGGGCCTGGTCTGGTCTCTCGCTGCGCTGCCGGACCGCCAGCGGAATCTGGCTGGAACTGAAGTGCGGATCTTTGAGCACCGCCAGGACATCGGCATAACGCGTCAGCACCCACATCCCCAGGCTGCGGTGGATAGGAGCGGCCACCCGCAGATGCGCGTAGACGCGGTAGGGGTCTTGGCGAAACTCAGAATCGAAAGGATTGAACCGGGGCGGTGGCAGGGCACTCATGACGCACGGTGCCAGCGCGAACGGATCGGTTCGAGCACCAGGCGCAACAGGCCGATTTTGCCCATGCGAAAGCCGACCGACGACATTTTTAAATAGCGTTCGTAGCGCTCGACCGCCGCCTCTCCCACCAGAGTGAGGGCCTCGCCCCGCCGGGCACGCAGGCGGGCAAGCCACGCCTCGCAGGTGCGGGCATAGTCCAGCCGGTCGTTGCGCAACAGGACAATCTCAAACAGACCTTCGCAGGCGGCGACGATTTCGCCCAGATGCGGCAATTCCGAATCGGGAAAGATTTCGGTTTGAATAAAGCGGCTCGCCGCCTCCGGGCGCAGCGTTCCGTAGGCGATCGTCTGCAAAGACAATCGCCCCGAACCGGCAAGCCACCGGCAGCAGCGCTCGAAAAAAGCGCGGTAGATCTCGATTTTCTGGTCGCTCGCTTGCTCCGGTTGGGCAAAATGCTCAAAAGCGCCGATCGAGACGATGGCGTCGTAGGTGGCAGCCGGGGTATGCGCCGTCCAGCTTTCGGTACGCACCTCGACGCCGCTGAGCCCCAGGGAGCGGACATGTTCGGCTTGCGCTTCGCTCAGCGTCAACCCGACGGCCTGGGCGACGCCAAAGTCCTCCCTCATCCGTCTGAGCAGCGCTCCCCAACCGCAGCCGATATCGAGCGCCCGGGCGGCGCCCGTCGCCCGGGCGGCGCGCAGGTGGAAGTCGAGCTTTCGCTGTTGGGCAACAGCCAAAGGCGCCTCGGGGGCTTCGGCTTCCCACAGGGCGCAGGAGTAGGTCATCGATTCGTCCAGCCAGAGGCTGTAGAAGGCATTGCTCAGGTCGTAATGGTGGCGAATGGCTTCAGGTGAACCGCCGCGGTTTGGACCGCGCAGCACACTCACGGCTGCACCGGTTGGGTCAAGGCTGCCTGCCGTTTCTGGTGGTAAAGATGTTCAGCCATAGAGTCGATCGTCGGATACTCAAACAGCAGCGCCGGCGACAGCTCCAGCTCCAGCCATTCCTCCAGTTCGCTAATTAGCGAAACGACGATGGCCGAATCGAGGCCGAAGCGTTCAAAATCGGTTTGAACGTCCACTTGCTGGGCGTCCACATTCAGAAAATCGCCGATATAGGCTTTCATCCACTCGGCGATGGCAGATTGAGAAACGGGGATGTCCGTCATGGCAAAACTCCTTGTCTGTAGTCGTTGCAAGCTGTCGATCAAGCCCGCTTCAGCCGGATTTGCTCCTCGGAGGGCACCTTCACATCCCAGGCCAACCCCAGTCGCGCCAAAAGCCAGATGAGCCAGTAGCCGGGATCGAGCCGGTACCAGTCCAGGCCGAAGGAAGCGGAGGTGGGAAAGGCGTGGTGGTTGTTGTGCCAGGATTCGCCAAAGCTCGCCAGGGCCAACCAGCCGCTGTTGCGGCTGTGCTCGCGCGTCGCAAAAAGCCGGGGGCCGAAGCTGTGCAAAAAAGAATTGATTGACCAGATGATATTGCCCAGGACAAACATGCGCACCGCCCCACCCCAGAGAAATCCGAGCAGCAGCCCGGCAACATGGCCGTGGAGCCACCAGCCCACCAGCGCGGGGATAGCGAGGCCCAGCAGCACCCACCAGAGGTACAGACCGTTGACCTGCAGCAACGACCGGTCGCGCAACAAATCTGAGGCATAGCACACGACGTTGGGATACTCGTGCTGCCGCATCCACAGCAGATGGGCGTGCAGCAGACCGCGCAGGCGGCCGACTGGATCTTG harbors:
- a CDS encoding pentapeptide repeat-containing protein; amino-acid sequence: MFIVDYFRDIFRDLYKAWQHDRDVAAQDKQTVHNAQELLERYARGERYFILADLEKEDLRNVELPGAHFIRAFLKGADLRGANLSGATFTFTSLRGLLIDDTTQVDIKWRTVWELVNLPPVTGRQLLGADLSWTRLTGVHLQRANLTGADLTETCLDEAELQEANLQGANLCEARFVSTNLRGVNLRGADCQEANLFDANLCDTDLREANLSKANLIEAVLVSADLRGADLRGANLDSANCQGANLEGANLEGANLEGVLLGRATMPDGSIHP
- a CDS encoding thioesterase II family protein, whose product is MNLPNNHLGSAPYFAAAEWFRWCTPNPGARLRLFCFPHAGCGASVYREWRTGLPEAIEVRPCQLPGRENLTRLPMPLRLPELIDALVSVLVPHLDRPFAFFGHSMGALVSFELARQLRRQHLPLPVCLLVASRRAPQLTSPMPASDLLSEEALLAWVRKVGGTPEALLAHPKWREHYLGILRADLRLTEHYLYRPEPPLGCPVFAYGGTHDTVVTHPQLAAWREQTASAFTLQMLPGGHIFDPPMVQQQLASMADRLGSFLI
- a CDS encoding cytochrome P450, which produces MSALPPPRFNPFDSEFRQDPYRVYAHLRVAAPIHRSLGMWVLTRYADVLAVLKDPHFSSSQIPLAVRQRSERPDQAQSHPLARLAAKSIVFTDEPDHTRLRHLVVRAIKRRTPEQEQAHLTRIASALLERVGPKGRMDAVADYAERLPLQFMAESMALPPDSWQTVRDWTHQLRYLLEPGLMGRGDFERVQAVLDEVIAFFEDMLAVRRQQPGDDLISALDAAHREAQADRLSDEEIVYCCIMMFVAGHETTRSLIASGLLALLQHPEQLAYLRMHPERMGAAVTEMLRYESPLQQTKRRATAAVAVGGRTIQPQEQVLLCLGAANRDPARFEQPDRFDITRTDNGHLAFGQGMHHCLGAALAQMEAQVALRVLLERFANLTLQDTPEWLEHSFILRGLKTLPVQWDR
- a CDS encoding SAM-dependent methyltransferase, which produces MSVLRGPNRGGSPEAIRHHYDLSNAFYSLWLDESMTYSCALWEAEAPEAPLAVAQQRKLDFHLRAARATGAARALDIGCGWGALLRRMREDFGVAQAVGLTLSEAQAEHVRSLGLSGVEVRTESWTAHTPAATYDAIVSIGAFEHFAQPEQASDQKIEIYRAFFERCCRWLAGSGRLSLQTIAYGTLRPEAASRFIQTEIFPDSELPHLGEIVAACEGLFEIVLLRNDRLDYARTCEAWLARLRARRGEALTLVGEAAVERYERYLKMSSVGFRMGKIGLLRLVLEPIRSRWHRAS
- a CDS encoding acyl carrier protein; amino-acid sequence: MTDIPVSQSAIAEWMKAYIGDFLNVDAQQVDVQTDFERFGLDSAIVVSLISELEEWLELELSPALLFEYPTIDSMAEHLYHQKRQAALTQPVQP
- a CDS encoding acyl-CoA desaturase; protein product: MSEPAEQPESVKGWTRLTRRRDVLDDPYIHRYQRRHFFFFDILPAIGTVAAVALSWVWPPGPIEGSLLLGLWLVTGFGVTVGYHRLFTHRSFSAAPWVQALLAVSGSMAGQGSVISWVALHRRHHELSDQPGDPHSPNLHGQDPVGRLRGLLHAHLLWMRQHEYPNVVCYASDLLRDRSLLQVNGLYLWWVLLGLAIPALVGWWLHGHVAGLLLGFLWGGAVRMFVLGNIIWSINSFLHSFGPRLFATREHSRNSGWLALASFGESWHNNHHAFPTSASFGLDWYRLDPGYWLIWLLARLGLAWDVKVPSEEQIRLKRA